The following are encoded in a window of Solidesulfovibrio magneticus RS-1 genomic DNA:
- a CDS encoding type II toxin-antitoxin system VapC family toxin: MKRYLLDTHALVFWSLGEGLSPRFAARLDRLCRAGRLAVSAVSFWETALLAQKGRIELPDVAGWKDELVRASGLAVLTPDADVMIASALLPPLHKDPMDRLIVAHALAEGAVLVSRDALVRRYPVPTLWLD, translated from the coding sequence GTGAAGCGCTATCTCCTGGACACCCACGCCTTGGTGTTCTGGAGCCTGGGCGAAGGCCTGTCGCCGCGTTTCGCCGCCCGCCTCGACCGGCTGTGCCGGGCCGGACGGCTGGCCGTATCGGCGGTGTCCTTCTGGGAGACGGCGCTTCTGGCCCAGAAGGGGCGCATCGAACTGCCCGACGTGGCCGGCTGGAAAGACGAACTGGTGCGCGCCTCGGGCCTGGCCGTACTGACCCCGGACGCCGACGTGATGATCGCCTCGGCCCTGCTCCCGCCCCTGCACAAGGACCCCATGGACCGCCTCATCGTGGCCCACGCCCTGGCCGAGGGCGCGGTGCTGGTCAGCCGCGACGCCCTGGTGCGCCGCTACCCCGTCCCCACCCTCTGGCTGGACTGA
- a CDS encoding type II toxin-antitoxin system Phd/YefM family antitoxin, translated as MIVTATELRKNLFAIFDQVSRGETVVVTRGGRPVARVCPAGEGAPQAPADWRAAMTRRPRLTAPAEEAFAPLDDLWADKA; from the coding sequence ATGATCGTCACCGCCACCGAACTGCGCAAAAACCTTTTCGCCATTTTCGACCAGGTCTCCCGGGGCGAAACGGTGGTGGTCACGCGCGGCGGCCGGCCCGTGGCCCGGGTCTGCCCGGCCGGCGAGGGAGCCCCTCAGGCTCCGGCCGACTGGCGCGCCGCCATGACCCGCCGGCCGCGCCTGACCGCGCCGGCCGAGGAAGCCTTCGCCCCCCTGGACGACCTGTGGGCGGACAAGGCGTGA
- a CDS encoding hemolysin family protein, with protein sequence MSSVAFELAAVLALILANGFFAMAEMALVASRKARLDALAEAGSRRAKACLLLLAQPEAFLSTVQIGITLAGVLGSAYGGATLAPALAAALADMPLLAPYAETLSLACVVVPIAFLTLILGELVPKRLALARPETLALAAAPVMNGLLVLCRPAVWLLGVATRGVLRLLGLGGEAGPSVTEEDIRGLLLEGRRHGVIEDAEHDIMERLLRLADRPLGVIMTHRSRADWLDVAQDEEALLEKLLASPHTRFPVCRGDFSDVLGVVRAKDVLAGRIRDGRLDVAGHTAPAHFLPETMRGLDLLAAFRDTPGLKLALVVDEYGDVVGVVTAADVFADMVGDLAGLGGPAEAAIARRADGSLLVDASTPMDEVAAALGLPRPWPEEFASGTLAGFVLEHLGHIPAMGESFTAHEAVFEVVDMDGRRIDRVLVVPPSEEEEGA encoded by the coding sequence ATGTCTTCCGTCGCCTTCGAACTCGCGGCCGTTTTGGCCCTTATCCTGGCCAACGGCTTTTTCGCCATGGCCGAGATGGCCCTGGTCGCCTCGCGCAAGGCCCGGCTCGACGCCCTGGCCGAGGCCGGCAGCCGCCGGGCCAAGGCCTGCCTGCTCCTTTTGGCCCAGCCCGAGGCCTTTCTCTCCACCGTGCAAATCGGCATCACCCTGGCCGGGGTGCTGGGCAGCGCCTACGGCGGCGCGACCCTGGCCCCGGCCCTGGCTGCGGCCCTGGCCGACATGCCGCTGCTTGCCCCCTACGCCGAAACCCTGTCCCTGGCCTGCGTGGTGGTCCCCATCGCCTTTTTGACCCTCATTCTTGGCGAACTCGTGCCCAAGCGCCTGGCCCTGGCCCGGCCCGAAACCCTGGCCCTGGCCGCCGCGCCGGTCATGAACGGCCTGCTCGTGCTGTGCCGCCCGGCGGTCTGGCTGCTCGGGGTCGCCACCCGGGGCGTGCTGCGCCTGCTGGGCCTTGGCGGCGAGGCCGGGCCGTCGGTGACCGAGGAGGACATCCGGGGGCTGCTTCTGGAAGGCCGCCGCCACGGGGTCATCGAGGACGCCGAGCACGACATCATGGAGCGCCTGCTGCGTCTGGCCGACCGGCCGCTCGGCGTCATCATGACCCACCGTTCCCGGGCCGACTGGCTGGACGTCGCCCAGGACGAGGAAGCGCTTTTGGAAAAACTCCTGGCCAGCCCCCACACCCGCTTTCCGGTCTGCCGTGGCGATTTTTCCGACGTGCTCGGGGTGGTGCGGGCCAAGGACGTGCTGGCCGGGCGCATCCGCGACGGCCGCCTGGACGTGGCTGGCCACACGGCCCCGGCCCACTTCCTGCCCGAAACCATGCGGGGGCTGGACCTCTTGGCCGCTTTTCGCGACACCCCGGGCCTGAAGCTCGCTTTGGTGGTGGACGAATACGGCGACGTGGTGGGGGTGGTGACAGCGGCGGACGTGTTCGCCGACATGGTGGGGGATCTGGCCGGCCTGGGCGGCCCGGCCGAGGCGGCCATCGCCCGGCGCGCCGACGGTTCGCTTCTGGTGGACGCGTCCACGCCCATGGATGAGGTGGCGGCGGCGCTGGGTTTGCCGCGCCCCTGGCCCGAGGAATTCGCCTCAGGCACCCTGGCCGGCTTCGTGCTGGAGCACCTGGGCCATATCCCGGCCATGGGCGAAAGTTTTACCGCCCACGAGGCCGTCTTCGAGGTGGTGGACATGGACGGACGGCGCATCGACCGGGTA